The Providencia rettgeri genome includes a window with the following:
- the yheS_3 gene encoding Uncharacterized ABC transporter ATP-binding protein YheS produces MSTLLTVKSLNYDTSTSTLLNDISFTVQQGDRIGLIGHNGSGKSTLLKLITQQLFPNNGSITYANHCVTAYIEQHLPDDIASLTLLDALVQKLPEQDKVTERWRAEVLLSELGFTPEQWEQKVNAISGGQHTRLLLGRALIEQPDLLLLDEPSNHLDLPTLFWLGNFLQSWKGSFVLVSHDQSLLDKVSNCTWILRDKSLHFYRLPCSAARQALSEKDITDARRNQAEQKEIDRITSSAKRLAIWGHVYDNEALSRKAKQMEKHIVRLKDAQTELTEGYQWKLALNGKAIPADRVLELENTVVSTPNGNQLF; encoded by the coding sequence ATGAGCACTTTATTAACTGTAAAATCACTAAATTACGATACTTCAACCTCGACTTTATTGAATGATATCTCTTTTACCGTTCAACAAGGCGACCGTATTGGTTTAATTGGCCATAACGGAAGCGGGAAAAGTACATTATTGAAGCTAATAACCCAGCAGTTGTTCCCTAATAATGGCAGTATTACTTATGCGAATCACTGTGTTACTGCTTATATTGAACAACATTTACCCGATGATATTGCTTCCTTGACACTGCTTGATGCACTGGTTCAAAAATTACCTGAACAAGACAAAGTCACTGAGCGCTGGCGGGCTGAAGTTTTATTATCAGAATTAGGTTTTACACCTGAACAATGGGAACAAAAAGTTAATGCCATCAGTGGAGGGCAACATACTCGTTTGCTTCTAGGTCGTGCTTTAATTGAGCAGCCCGATTTACTACTACTTGATGAACCAAGTAACCATTTAGATTTACCCACACTTTTTTGGTTAGGTAATTTCTTACAGTCATGGAAAGGCAGTTTCGTACTCGTGTCTCACGACCAATCATTATTAGATAAAGTGAGTAACTGTACTTGGATTTTACGAGATAAATCACTGCATTTTTATCGGTTACCTTGCAGTGCAGCACGGCAAGCATTGAGTGAAAAAGACATCACTGATGCACGTCGTAATCAAGCCGAGCAAAAAGAAATTGACCGTATTACATCAAGTGCCAAGCGCTTAGCTATTTGGGGGCATGTGTATGACAATGAAGCCTTATCACGCAAAGCCAAGCAGATGGAAAAACATATTGTTCGGCTTAAAGATGCCCAAACTGAGTTAACTGAAGGCTATCAATGGAAGCTTGCTTTAAATGGCAAAGCGATTCCTGCAGATAGAGTTTTGGAGTTGGAAAACACTGTTGTTTCAACACCGAATGGAAATCAGTTGTTTTAA
- a CDS encoding Uncharacterized ABC transporter ATP-binding protein HI_0658: protein MNNEKMALIGAGFAYSRHQQKVVTLSGGERARLLFIGLSLAQYELILLDEPTNHLDLEGKEALCEQISLFSGALLVVSHDRWLIENSCQRFWFIDDNRLEEYLNVDDIYHKIELQSQSLLTPTLGRDVSVKSAIKIPCEKPAHEDELLETLLILEQKLLADQKRKLSHQKATVTTTVDK, encoded by the coding sequence ATGAACAACGAAAAAATGGCCTTGATTGGCGCTGGTTTTGCTTATTCACGCCATCAACAGAAAGTAGTAACACTGAGTGGTGGAGAACGCGCTAGGTTATTGTTTATTGGTTTAAGTTTAGCTCAGTACGAGTTGATTTTATTGGACGAACCTACCAATCACCTTGATCTAGAAGGCAAGGAAGCGCTTTGTGAACAAATTAGCTTATTTTCTGGAGCATTATTGGTTGTAAGCCATGATAGATGGCTCATTGAAAATAGCTGCCAACGCTTCTGGTTTATCGATGATAATCGGCTAGAGGAATACCTTAATGTTGATGATATTTATCATAAAATCGAGCTGCAATCCCAGTCATTATTAACGCCTACACTTGGGAGAGATGTCTCTGTTAAATCGGCGATTAAAATTCCTTGTGAGAAACCTGCGCATGAAGATGAGCTACTAGAAACATTACTGATATTAGAGCAAAAGTTACTTGCGGATCAAAAACGCAAACTAAGCCACCAAAAAGCCACAGTTACAACAACAGTGGATAAATGA
- the yqjI_2 gene encoding Transcriptional regulator YqjI, whose product MASEQQLDPCLCNGKSVSRMFNPKQLRIYILHLLTGGINYGYELIKKIAEETAGFYCPSPGVIYPTLTLLEELGFISAGKDNGKGRKCYVITPEGRCFLLLKAEILAEVQLKLKYAQELKAGNQFANEIECAVDKFKSLLRHQIVIQQLTKEETTRVVEIINRAVGTN is encoded by the coding sequence ATGGCAAGTGAACAACAACTAGACCCGTGTTTGTGTAACGGTAAAAGTGTCAGTCGTATGTTTAACCCTAAACAGTTAAGGATTTATATCCTACATTTACTGACAGGGGGAATTAATTATGGTTATGAGTTAATAAAAAAAATTGCAGAAGAAACGGCAGGTTTTTATTGTCCAAGTCCGGGGGTAATTTATCCGACTCTAACGTTATTAGAAGAGTTAGGGTTTATTTCAGCGGGTAAAGATAATGGAAAAGGGCGCAAGTGTTATGTAATTACTCCAGAAGGTCGCTGTTTTTTATTACTCAAAGCTGAAATATTGGCAGAAGTTCAACTAAAATTAAAATATGCACAGGAATTAAAAGCAGGTAATCAATTTGCTAATGAAATTGAATGTGCTGTAGATAAATTTAAGTCATTGTTGAGACACCAAATCGTGATACAACAGTTGACAAAAGAAGAGACAACAAGAGTCGTTGAGATCATTAACCGCGCAGTTGGAACGAATTGA
- the tyrP_2 gene encoding Tyrosine permease, whose protein sequence is MIPHVEQQNLLAAPTEKVLILSAIPVFFTSFGFHGSVPSIVKYMGGDVKKLRVIFIIGSAIPLIAYILWQIATLGSIGTTTFVGILAENAGLNGLLDAIKDVAQSGKTELIAQMFMSLALATSFLGVALGLFDFLADLFKRQDNASGRLQTGLLTFGPPLVFALFYPKGFVMALGYAAIALSILALLLPSAMAFKSRALNPQKYQVLGGGLGLSLVFICGIIVIGVQLGIVFNILPNIG, encoded by the coding sequence ATGATACCGCATGTTGAGCAACAAAATTTATTGGCTGCGCCAACTGAAAAAGTTCTCATTTTATCTGCGATACCAGTATTTTTTACCTCATTTGGCTTTCATGGTAGCGTCCCAAGTATCGTTAAATACATGGGGGGAGATGTCAAAAAGCTGCGAGTTATTTTTATCATCGGAAGTGCTATCCCATTGATTGCTTATATTTTATGGCAAATCGCAACCTTAGGGAGTATTGGTACAACCACGTTCGTTGGTATTTTGGCTGAAAACGCAGGGCTTAATGGACTATTAGATGCAATTAAGGATGTGGCTCAATCAGGAAAAACAGAGTTAATTGCACAAATGTTCATGAGCTTGGCTCTAGCGACATCTTTCCTTGGGGTTGCTTTAGGGTTATTTGACTTTTTAGCAGACTTATTTAAACGTCAAGATAATGCTTCAGGGCGTCTACAAACAGGTTTACTGACTTTTGGACCACCGTTAGTTTTTGCTTTATTTTATCCTAAAGGGTTTGTGATGGCGTTAGGGTATGCCGCAATTGCACTTTCAATACTAGCTTTATTACTACCTAGTGCAATGGCATTTAAATCAAGGGCATTGAACCCACAGAAATATCAAGTATTGGGTGGTGGATTAGGTTTATCATTGGTATTTATTTGTGGCATTATAGTTATAGGAGTTCAGTTAGGTATTGTTTTCAACATATTACCTAATATTGGTTAA
- the tyrP_3 gene encoding Tyrosine permease, whose product MKNRTLGSVFIVAGTTIGAGMLAMPIAAAGNGFLVSLAMLLVLWALMCYTALLLVEVYQHESHETGIGSVAQRYLGSSGKFITGFSMMFLMYALTAAYVSGAGEIITSNLKSSFAIEMADWMGIVVFTVIWRWRCMFRDFIRRFYQPYFICCKNCFPSHYIGINDTAC is encoded by the coding sequence ATGAAAAATCGCACACTTGGTAGTGTATTTATTGTTGCAGGTACTACGATTGGCGCAGGTATGTTAGCTATGCCTATCGCGGCTGCTGGTAATGGGTTTTTAGTTAGCTTGGCTATGTTATTAGTGTTATGGGCATTGATGTGTTACACAGCATTGCTCTTGGTCGAGGTTTATCAACATGAATCCCACGAAACGGGAATTGGTAGTGTTGCGCAACGGTATTTAGGGTCTAGTGGCAAATTTATTACGGGTTTCAGTATGATGTTCCTTATGTATGCACTGACAGCGGCTTATGTCAGTGGTGCAGGGGAAATCATTACTTCAAATTTAAAAAGTAGTTTTGCCATTGAAATGGCCGATTGGATGGGAATTGTTGTATTTACCGTCATTTGGCGGTGGCGTTGTATGTTTCGGGACTTCATCCGTAGATTTTATCAACCGTATTTTATTTGCTGCAAAAATTGTTTTCCTAGTCATTATATTGGCATTAATGATACCGCATGTTGA